The sequence below is a genomic window from Pyramidobacter sp. YE332.
TTAATATCTCGCATCACATTTTTATGTTCCTTCTCGAAATACTTGGACACGTCCATGCTGCCGACGCGGGCTTCGCCCTTCCAGAGCGTCACGCCGAGGGTGGAGCTTTCGGGCGCGACCGGCCGGGCGAAGAAGCCGTAGGTCACTTCCTGATTCGACCAGTTGTTGAACATCGACTCCAGCGATTCGAGACTGACCTCGCAGTTGTGCTTGATCAGGTCGGCGATGTACAGATACGCCACGAACAGATTGTCGCCGTACTTCCATCTCCGGTCGACGCCTTCGGGGAACCTGTGAAGCCCCTGATTCCAGAGCGCCAGCGCTTCGCGAATCGCCATGGCCCGAACGGCCTCATTGGGGAGCTGGTTGAACAGATGGTCCTTGCCGTAGAGTTTCGGTAATGGTGCGAGCATGTTTTTACCTCCATGAATAATCGCTCATCCACAGAGGGCAGAAGATTGTGGTATAATCTCCATGGAACCTCTGTGGTTCTGGGGCCCCGAATAACCAAGTCCGGCCAAAGACTTGATGGTTATTCGGGTTGCCTTTTTGAGTTCGCTTTCAGGAATGCGCCACGCCTTCCCGAACTTTACGCCTTTCATTCGGCCTGTACGCAGCCATATCCTCACGGTGTCAATGTGAACTCCAATGATTTCGGCAACCTCCTTTACTGTGAGAAGTTTATCCATTTCTCGCCCTCCTTCCTTATTCACGATGATACCATATGATTAAAGATGATTCAAGGGGGCAGAAAAATATTCTCGAAGAGGTTGCCGTAGAGTTTCGGTAGTGGTGCGAGCATTTTTTACCTCCATGAATAATGGCTCATCCACAGAGGATAGAAGATTGTGATATAATCTCCATGGAACCTCTGTGGTTCTGGGACCCCGTTCATCTGTCTTCTGCCGAGAA
It includes:
- a CDS encoding helix-turn-helix domain-containing protein; its protein translation is MDKLLTVKEVAEIIGVHIDTVRIWLRTGRMKGVKFGKAWRIPESELKKATRITIKSLAGLGYSGPQNHRGSMEIIPQSSALCG